From the genome of Lotus japonicus ecotype B-129 chromosome 6, LjGifu_v1.2, one region includes:
- the LOC130726378 gene encoding GDSL esterase/lipase At1g71250-like, whose protein sequence is MDMGRLEYVRTATMILVLLLCLNGMEKVNSESSSVPALFVFGDSSVDVGNNNFLNSMAKANFFPYGIDFSNGSTGRFSNGKSLIDFIGEFLDVPSPPPFADLSSVGSGILNGVNFASASGGILDESGRHYGERYSLSQQVLNFNDVLSKYKTMMNASTLSQYLAKSITIMVAGNNDYINNYLMPELYTTSVNYTTQEFGKLLVNNYMQKIMTLYNFGLRKFFLAGIGPLGCTPNQRARGLAPPGNCVDSVNQMVGPFNEGLRSTVDQLNKNHPDAIFVYGNSFHVLGDIINNPNAYSLTIVDRACCGIGIYRGQISCLPLQFPCLLRNQYVFWDAFHPTESVAYVLAWRAHNGPPEDSYPINIKQMALH, encoded by the exons ATGGACATGGGTAGACTAGAGTATGTGAGAACTGCAACAATGATTCTTGTATTACTACTTTGCTTGAATGGGATGGAAAAAGTGAACTCAGAGTCATCTAGCGTTCCAGCTTTGTTTGTTTTTGGAGATTCTTCAGTTGATGTAGGAAACAATAACTTCCTAAACTCCATGGCAAAGGCAAATTTCTTTCCTTACGGTATCGACTTCAGCAATGGTTCTACTGGAAGATTTTCTAATGGAAAATCTCTCATTGACTTCATTG GAGAGTTTTTGGATGTCCCTTCTCCTCCACCTTTTGCAGATCTCTCCTCTGTTGGATCTGGAATACTCAATGGAGTTAATTTTGCATCAGCTTCTGGTGGCATTCTTGATGAGTCTGGAAGACACTAT GGTGAACGATATAGCTTGAGCCAGCAAGTCTTGAACTTTAATGACGTATTGAGTAAGTACAAAACAATGATGAATGCAAGTACATTGAGTCAGTACTTAGCCAAGTCTATAACAATTATGGTCGCTGGAAACAATGACTACATCAACAACTATCTCATGCCAGAATTGTACACCACAAGTGTCAATTATACGACCCAAGAATTTGGCAAACTTCTTGTAAACAACTATATGCAAAAGATTATG ACATTATATAACTTCGGATTAAGGAAGTTCTTCTTAGCCGGAATTGGACCACTTGGTTGCACCCCTAATCAAAGAGCTAGGGGATTAGCCCCACCAGGAAATTGTGTCGACTCGGTAAATCAGATGGTGGGACCATTCAATGAAGGGCTTAGATCAACAGTGGACCAATTGAACAAAAACCATCCGGATGCCATATTTGTATATGGTAACTCTTTTCATGTACTGGGGGATATCATAAACAACCCGAATGCGTACT CGCTCACAATTGTTGATAGAGCATGTTGTGGAATTGGAATATATCGTGGGCAAATATCATGCCTCCCTCTTCAATTTCCATGTTTACTCAGAAACCAATATGTCTTTTGGGATGCCTTTCACCCAACAGAATCAGTAGCATATGTTCTTGCTTGGAGAGCTCATAATGGTCCACCCGAAGATTCATATCCAATCAATATCAAACAAATGGCTCTCCATTAA